One window from the genome of Longimicrobiaceae bacterium encodes:
- the tpiA gene encoding triose-phosphate isomerase, with protein sequence MTALRRPVLAGNWKMHKGPTETRAFFEAFLAAYEAREDRTVVFFPPAISVEAARQAVAGRGDVALGVQDVYWERQGAFTGQVSAPMAADAGAEFILVGHSERRHVFGETGEDTARKVRAALDAGLRPVLCVGETIEERRAGRAEATVREQLDAVLPGLSAGDAASLLVAYEPVWAIGTGETATPQDASSMHAEVRARLREAFGGEAAAAVPILYGGSVKPENARELLSAPEVDGVLVGGASLDPAGFAAVCTATP encoded by the coding sequence ATGACGGCGCTGCGCAGGCCCGTCCTGGCGGGCAACTGGAAGATGCACAAGGGGCCGACGGAGACGCGCGCCTTCTTCGAGGCCTTCCTCGCGGCGTACGAGGCGCGGGAGGACCGCACCGTCGTCTTCTTCCCCCCGGCGATCTCGGTGGAGGCGGCGCGGCAGGCGGTCGCGGGGCGCGGGGACGTGGCCCTGGGGGTGCAGGACGTGTACTGGGAGCGGCAGGGCGCGTTCACCGGGCAGGTCTCGGCGCCCATGGCGGCGGACGCGGGGGCGGAGTTCATCCTGGTGGGGCACAGCGAGCGGCGCCACGTGTTCGGGGAGACGGGCGAGGACACCGCGCGCAAGGTGCGGGCGGCCCTGGACGCGGGGCTCCGGCCGGTGCTCTGCGTGGGCGAGACGATCGAGGAGCGGCGCGCCGGGCGTGCGGAGGCGACTGTGCGGGAGCAGCTGGACGCGGTGCTCCCGGGGCTCTCCGCGGGGGACGCGGCTTCGCTCCTGGTGGCGTACGAGCCGGTGTGGGCCATCGGCACCGGGGAGACGGCGACGCCGCAGGACGCTTCCTCCATGCACGCCGAGGTGCGGGCGCGGCTCCGGGAGGCGTTCGGCGGCGAGGCGGCCGCCGCGGTGCCCATCCTGTACGGCGGGAGCGTGAAGCCGGAGAACGCGCGGGAGCTGCTGTCCGCGCCGGAGGTGGACGGGGTGCTGGTGGGCGGCGCGAGCCTGGATCCCGCCGGCTTCGCGGCCGTCTGCACGGCGACGCCTTGA